From Streptomyces sp. NBC_00690, a single genomic window includes:
- a CDS encoding GvpL/GvpF family gas vesicle protein has product MSLYVYGIARSSHPDLPEHAAGVGDPPRPVRVVSQGRIKALVSDAPEKVRPKRRDLLAHQDVLRQAGESGPVLPLRFGGVSPDDRTLLSVLADKEEYYVERLGALDGKVEYNIKATHDEDAVLYRVLSDDPALRESVEAGRRSGGGSHEDKVRLGERIAQAVQVREAHDAQLVRTSLEGLAEEVSAGPQSVGWLTNLSFLVARDRSAELVNAVDALRQEQPHLSLTVTGPLPPYSFVE; this is encoded by the coding sequence ATGAGTCTCTATGTCTACGGCATCGCACGTAGCTCGCACCCGGACCTGCCCGAACATGCGGCGGGTGTGGGCGACCCACCGCGCCCCGTCCGCGTCGTCAGCCAGGGCCGCATCAAGGCTCTGGTCAGCGACGCACCAGAGAAGGTGCGCCCCAAGCGGCGAGATCTCCTCGCCCACCAGGACGTACTGCGCCAAGCGGGGGAGTCCGGGCCGGTCCTGCCGTTGCGTTTCGGCGGTGTGTCACCGGACGACCGCACACTCCTGTCGGTTCTCGCCGACAAGGAGGAGTACTACGTCGAGCGGCTCGGCGCCCTCGACGGCAAGGTCGAGTACAACATCAAGGCCACTCACGATGAGGACGCCGTGCTGTACCGGGTCCTCTCCGACGATCCCGCCCTGCGCGAGAGCGTCGAAGCCGGGCGTCGGTCGGGTGGCGGATCGCACGAGGACAAGGTGCGGCTCGGTGAACGCATCGCCCAGGCCGTCCAGGTGAGGGAAGCGCACGACGCCCAACTCGTCCGCACGTCCCTTGAGGGACTGGCCGAGGAAGTGAGTGCCGGGCCGCAGAGCGTCGGATGGCTGACGAACCTGTCCTTCCTGGTGGCCCGGGACCGCAGTGCGGAGCTGGTGAACGCGGTCGACGCCCTGCGTCAGGAACAACCGCACCTCTCGCTCACGGTGACCGGCCCGCTGCCTCCGTACAGCTTCGTGGAGTGA
- a CDS encoding DNA primase, with product MNNRVALGLAVGAGYVLGRTKKAKLAFAVGTMVAGRRMSAGPGALGQLITRQLGENPQFKALREQLRQDLGGVGKAATGALVSRQLDGLADRLHERTAGVQDRVKNAIAPSNASGSSDSDDSDDSSSRRSKAKTEAADEHVDDDAEEPSDAGDARTSKEEPEDAERPARRTAKKSATRAQPAKRTAARKPAKAPAKRTAQKAAPKERRNRG from the coding sequence ATGAACAACAGGGTGGCACTGGGCCTAGCCGTGGGCGCGGGATACGTACTCGGGCGTACGAAGAAGGCAAAGCTGGCGTTCGCGGTCGGCACGATGGTCGCGGGCCGGCGGATGAGTGCGGGCCCCGGGGCTCTCGGCCAGCTCATCACGCGCCAGCTCGGAGAGAATCCGCAGTTCAAGGCTCTGCGGGAGCAACTGCGTCAGGATCTCGGCGGCGTGGGCAAGGCCGCGACGGGCGCCTTGGTCAGCAGGCAGTTGGACGGGCTGGCCGACCGGCTGCACGAACGCACGGCGGGCGTGCAGGACCGGGTGAAGAACGCCATCGCCCCCTCCAACGCATCCGGCTCCTCCGACTCAGATGACTCAGACGACTCCTCCAGTCGACGGTCCAAGGCCAAGACCGAGGCCGCTGACGAGCACGTTGATGACGATGCGGAAGAGCCGTCAGACGCGGGCGATGCGCGGACGTCGAAGGAGGAGCCGGAAGACGCCGAGCGCCCGGCGCGACGCACCGCTAAGAAGTCGGCGACGCGAGCGCAGCCCGCCAAGAGGACAGCGGCCCGGAAGCCGGCGAAGGCCCCGGCCAAGCGGACCGCCCAGAAGGCGGCACCGAAGGAGAGGCGCAACCGTGGCTGA
- a CDS encoding SpoIIE family protein phosphatase yields MPGSKGSSTSYENARASQATQKKGPRRRSILRVRSVVGQMFVLQIIVVVLLAAGAVALLLILAQRESKQEAASRSLAVAQGFASSPGVAPALESDHPTALLQPGAEEARKGSDVDFVVVVGRDGLRYTHPFPDRIGKPSSRDIAPLLAGRTVVETRVGTLGPQIRAYVPVKKRDGTVVGAVGAGVTIAEVNSAAAEQLPLVIGGAVGAVAVSTAGAALLSRRLLRQTHGLGPAEITRLYEHHDAVLHAVKEGVVIVDREGRMVLANDEAHRLLDLPTGSDGRKVAELGLSDGIAELLSSGRAVADEMHEAGGRLLAVNQRPTSRYGPAGSVATLRDSTELLALSSSADAARRRLRVLYDASVRIGTTLEVPRTAQELAEIAVPQFADFVTVDLAEPVLRGEELQGTERVLRRTAITGVRDDHPLFPQGQLIQLVDSTPQVQGLSSGRAVVERDLDRAAGWRAQDPERAQRILDYGIHSLISAPLSARGVVLGVASFWRSEKPEPFEEDDLALAEEVTARAAVCIDNARRYTKEHSLAVTLQRSLMPRGLPAQTALEVAHRYLPAQAGVGGDWFDVIPLPGTRVAVVVGDVVGHGLHAAATMGRLRTAVHNFSSLDLAPDEILGHLDELVEQMDLDRTTDERSQEVTGVTCLYAVYDPITGGCSLASAGHPPPVVALPDGTAYYPRLSPSPPLGAGSGLPVESTQIQLPEGSRLILYTDGLVEDRRRDIDSGLALLRAAVAGKAGLGPEETCQEILDTMLPEHPGDDIALMVARTRLLESRFVAQWEVPSDPAAVAVTRNACARQLESWGLDDIAFTTELILSELITNAIRYAAQPITVRLIHNTSLICEVSDGSSTAPHLRRAAVTDEGGRGLFLVAQLAERWGTRYTATGKVLWTEQALHARGTPPATVDDLLDQWDA; encoded by the coding sequence ATGCCAGGATCAAAAGGCTCGTCCACTTCGTATGAGAACGCGCGTGCCTCTCAGGCCACCCAGAAGAAGGGCCCCCGCAGACGTTCGATCCTGAGGGTCCGCAGCGTCGTCGGCCAGATGTTCGTCCTTCAGATCATCGTCGTGGTGCTCCTGGCCGCCGGAGCGGTCGCCCTGCTCCTCATCCTCGCTCAGCGGGAGAGCAAGCAGGAAGCGGCCAGCCGCTCGCTCGCCGTCGCCCAGGGCTTCGCCAGCTCCCCCGGTGTCGCCCCCGCCCTGGAGTCGGACCATCCCACGGCCCTGCTCCAACCCGGAGCCGAAGAGGCCAGGAAGGGCTCGGACGTCGACTTCGTGGTCGTCGTGGGCCGGGACGGACTGCGCTACACACATCCCTTCCCGGACCGCATCGGCAAACCCAGCTCTCGGGACATCGCCCCGCTCCTCGCCGGGCGCACGGTCGTCGAGACGAGGGTGGGCACGCTCGGACCGCAGATCCGGGCGTACGTCCCCGTCAAGAAGCGGGACGGAACGGTGGTCGGTGCCGTCGGTGCCGGCGTCACCATCGCCGAGGTCAACAGCGCGGCGGCGGAGCAGTTGCCGCTGGTCATCGGTGGCGCCGTCGGTGCGGTCGCCGTCTCCACCGCGGGCGCGGCCCTACTCAGCCGGCGACTTCTGCGCCAGACCCATGGCCTCGGTCCGGCCGAGATCACCCGACTGTACGAGCACCATGACGCCGTACTGCACGCCGTCAAGGAGGGTGTGGTCATCGTCGACCGCGAGGGGCGGATGGTGCTGGCCAATGACGAGGCCCATCGACTGCTCGATCTGCCGACGGGTTCCGACGGCCGGAAAGTGGCAGAACTCGGTCTCTCCGACGGCATCGCGGAACTCCTGTCGTCAGGCCGTGCCGTCGCGGATGAGATGCACGAGGCCGGCGGACGGTTGCTCGCGGTCAACCAGCGCCCCACCTCCCGGTACGGTCCGGCCGGCAGTGTCGCCACCCTGCGGGACTCCACCGAGTTGCTGGCGCTCTCCAGCAGCGCGGATGCGGCCCGGCGCCGACTCAGGGTCCTCTACGACGCCTCCGTACGGATCGGAACCACTTTGGAGGTTCCCCGTACCGCCCAGGAACTGGCCGAGATCGCCGTACCCCAGTTCGCCGACTTCGTCACCGTCGATCTGGCGGAACCCGTTCTGCGGGGCGAGGAACTCCAGGGGACCGAGCGGGTGCTCCGACGGACCGCCATCACGGGCGTCCGGGACGACCATCCGCTGTTTCCCCAGGGGCAACTGATCCAGCTCGTGGACTCCACCCCCCAGGTGCAGGGACTCTCCAGCGGTCGAGCCGTCGTCGAACGCGACCTCGACCGGGCCGCCGGCTGGCGCGCCCAGGACCCCGAACGGGCGCAACGCATCCTCGACTACGGCATCCACTCACTGATCAGCGCACCCCTGTCCGCACGCGGCGTCGTGCTGGGCGTGGCGAGCTTCTGGCGTTCGGAGAAGCCCGAGCCCTTCGAGGAGGACGATCTCGCCCTGGCCGAAGAAGTCACCGCCCGCGCCGCGGTGTGCATCGACAACGCCCGCCGGTACACCAAGGAACACTCACTGGCCGTGACCCTGCAACGCAGCCTCATGCCGCGCGGGCTGCCCGCCCAGACCGCCCTGGAGGTCGCCCATCGGTACCTGCCGGCGCAGGCCGGGGTCGGAGGAGACTGGTTCGACGTCATCCCGCTACCCGGCACACGGGTCGCCGTCGTCGTCGGCGATGTGGTCGGACACGGGCTCCACGCCGCAGCCACCATGGGGCGGCTGCGGACCGCGGTGCACAACTTCTCCTCCCTCGACCTCGCCCCGGACGAGATCCTCGGCCATCTGGACGAGTTGGTGGAGCAGATGGACCTGGACCGCACCACCGATGAACGGAGCCAGGAGGTTACCGGTGTGACCTGCTTGTATGCGGTCTACGACCCGATCACCGGAGGCTGTTCCCTGGCCAGCGCGGGCCATCCGCCACCGGTCGTGGCCCTCCCCGACGGCACGGCGTACTACCCCCGGCTCTCCCCCTCGCCGCCGCTGGGGGCGGGCAGCGGGCTTCCGGTGGAGAGCACGCAGATCCAACTGCCCGAAGGGTCCAGGCTGATCCTCTACACCGACGGTCTGGTCGAGGACCGACGCCGGGACATCGACTCCGGGCTCGCCCTGCTGCGCGCCGCGGTGGCGGGCAAGGCCGGGCTCGGGCCGGAGGAGACCTGTCAGGAGATCCTCGACACGATGCTGCCCGAGCACCCGGGCGACGACATCGCGCTCATGGTGGCCCGTACGCGTCTGCTTGAGTCGCGCTTCGTGGCCCAGTGGGAGGTGCCGTCCGACCCCGCCGCCGTCGCCGTGACCCGCAATGCGTGTGCGCGCCAGTTGGAGTCCTGGGGCCTCGACGACATCGCGTTCACCACCGAGCTCATCCTGAGCGAACTGATCACCAACGCCATCCGCTACGCCGCCCAGCCCATCACCGTTCGGCTGATCCACAACACGAGCCTCATCTGCGAGGTGTCCGACGGCAGCAGCACCGCCCCCCACCTGCGCCGGGCCGCCGTCACCGACGAAGGCGGACGCGGTCTGTTCCTCGTCGCCCAGTTGGCGGAGCGATGGGGCACCCGCTACACCGCCACGGGCAAGGTGCTCTGGACCGAACAGGCGCTCCATGCGCGAGGGACACCGCCGGCCACGGTCGACGACCTGCTCGACCAATGGGATGCATGA
- a CDS encoding gas vesicle structural protein GvpA, which yields MTVVPAQQQSRGSGGGSSGLYDVLELVLDRGLVIDAFIRVSLVGIEILKIDIRIVVASVDTYLRFAEACNRLDLEAGPRKDPGLPDLVGEMTESGARGKTKGALSGAAQTIAESFQQGRDEEDDQGERSEAKPRATRTRRTATRKPKEEESA from the coding sequence ATGACCGTGGTACCGGCACAACAGCAATCGCGAGGCTCGGGAGGCGGCTCCAGCGGCCTCTATGACGTCCTCGAACTCGTCCTCGACCGGGGGCTCGTCATCGATGCCTTTATCCGGGTCTCCCTGGTGGGCATCGAGATCCTCAAGATCGACATTCGGATCGTGGTCGCCAGTGTCGACACCTATCTGCGCTTCGCCGAGGCGTGCAACCGCCTCGACCTCGAAGCAGGACCGCGCAAGGACCCGGGCCTGCCCGACCTCGTCGGGGAGATGACCGAGTCCGGAGCACGCGGCAAGACCAAGGGCGCGCTCTCCGGAGCGGCCCAGACCATCGCAGAGTCGTTCCAGCAGGGCCGTGATGAAGAGGACGACCAGGGCGAGCGGTCCGAGGCTAAGCCGCGCGCCACCCGCACCCGACGGACCGCGACCCGCAAGCCGAAGGAGGAGGAGTCCGCATGA
- a CDS encoding SRPBCC family protein, which translates to MAENTRLLSADHPAVQRLKEEAQDYLAARAEQALSSTGRMLGRATTRLNDIADGGPGLAQLAKESGRKTAEGKGPVRTAVEVGASHLKGKVTETLKGLGGKGGKGGGGKAPVVILESVDVGVPARTAYDQWTRFQDFASFAKGVRSATAADDTSSDWQVKVFWSSRSWKARTTEQIPDSRIQWTSEGAKGSTKGVVTFHALGENLTRVLLVLEYYPKGLFEKTGNLWRAQGRRARLDLKNYARHISMRGEAEDGWRGEIRDGEVVLSHDDALAEEEAEESTGADAEEDRESVAEDSDGSDDSAEEDAAEEDPDGEYEYEDAYDDEYGEDPDDDADEDAEVADPDDPDDPDDPDDLEDVEDEDPEDEEDPEDEEYLQEDSEEEPEESARSGSRGRR; encoded by the coding sequence GTGGCTGAGAACACACGTCTGCTGAGTGCGGACCATCCCGCCGTACAGCGACTGAAGGAAGAGGCACAGGACTATCTGGCGGCACGTGCCGAGCAGGCGCTGTCGTCCACGGGCCGGATGCTCGGCCGGGCGACCACCCGACTGAACGACATCGCCGACGGCGGGCCTGGGCTCGCTCAGTTGGCCAAGGAGAGCGGACGCAAAACCGCCGAAGGCAAGGGTCCGGTGCGTACGGCGGTCGAGGTGGGCGCGTCCCATCTGAAGGGGAAGGTGACTGAGACGCTCAAGGGTCTCGGCGGCAAGGGAGGCAAGGGCGGAGGTGGCAAGGCCCCGGTCGTCATCCTGGAGTCCGTGGATGTGGGGGTGCCCGCGCGGACCGCGTACGACCAGTGGACCCGCTTCCAGGACTTCGCCTCGTTCGCCAAGGGGGTGCGGAGCGCGACCGCGGCCGATGACACCTCATCGGACTGGCAGGTCAAGGTGTTCTGGTCCAGCCGCAGTTGGAAGGCCCGCACCACCGAGCAGATACCTGACTCCCGTATCCAGTGGACGTCCGAGGGAGCCAAGGGCAGCACCAAGGGAGTGGTCACCTTCCACGCCCTCGGTGAGAACTTGACCAGGGTTCTGTTGGTGCTGGAGTACTACCCGAAGGGCCTGTTCGAGAAGACCGGCAACCTCTGGCGCGCACAGGGCCGCCGGGCGCGGCTCGACCTCAAGAACTACGCCCGACACATCTCGATGCGCGGCGAGGCCGAGGACGGGTGGCGCGGTGAGATCCGCGACGGGGAAGTGGTCCTGAGCCATGACGACGCCCTGGCGGAGGAGGAGGCCGAGGAGTCGACCGGCGCGGATGCCGAGGAGGACCGGGAATCCGTTGCTGAGGATTCTGATGGCTCCGATGATTCCGCTGAGGAAGATGCGGCCGAAGAGGATCCGGACGGTGAGTACGAGTACGAAGACGCGTATGACGACGAGTACGGCGAGGACCCTGATGACGACGCCGACGAGGATGCAGAGGTAGCCGATCCCGACGACCCCGACGACCCCGACGACCCCGACGACCTTGAGGACGTCGAGGACGAGGACCCGGAGGACGAGGAGGACCCGGAGGACGAGGAGTACCTCCAGGAAGACTCAGAGGAGGAGCCCGAGGAATCCGCGCGGTCCGGAAGCCGTGGTCGCCGATGA
- a CDS encoding gas vesicle protein GvpG: protein MGLIGELLLLPAAPARGSLWVLRRVVEEAERQYYDPAAVQGELGRLSEQFEAGEIDEETFDRREDELLDRLEIAQNREQGR, encoded by the coding sequence ATGGGCCTCATCGGTGAGTTGCTCCTCCTGCCCGCCGCCCCCGCCCGCGGCTCCTTGTGGGTGCTGCGGCGGGTGGTGGAGGAGGCAGAGCGGCAGTACTACGACCCCGCCGCCGTACAGGGCGAACTCGGGCGACTCTCCGAACAGTTCGAGGCGGGCGAGATCGACGAAGAGACGTTCGACCGCCGGGAGGACGAACTCCTCGACCGGCTGGAGATCGCACAGAACAGAGAGCAGGGACGATGA
- a CDS encoding gas vesicle protein GvpO → MADGTKKTQDQPQGQDRGGTSTPGPMKVLRGACAQLAELTGREAESVSSFERKEGGWVLEVEVLEMARVPSTTSLLATYEVTLDESGELSGYRRIRRYQRGRADPD, encoded by the coding sequence ATGGCTGATGGAACCAAGAAAACCCAAGATCAACCGCAGGGTCAGGACCGGGGTGGCACATCCACACCGGGGCCGATGAAAGTGCTGCGCGGGGCCTGTGCCCAGCTCGCCGAGCTCACCGGCAGGGAGGCCGAATCGGTCTCCTCGTTCGAACGGAAGGAAGGCGGTTGGGTGCTGGAGGTCGAGGTGCTCGAAATGGCACGCGTCCCCAGCACGACCAGCTTGCTCGCCACGTACGAGGTGACGCTCGACGAGTCCGGCGAACTGAGCGGTTACCGACGCATCCGCCGCTATCAACGCGGCCGGGCGGACCCGGACTGA
- a CDS encoding GvpL/GvpF family gas vesicle protein, which produces MNELRYVYAVMRPFSAPLPADLRGVTGSQPYQFRHDELSAVVSTVSAADFDTDPLKERLEDLDWLSDTARAHAAVVGALVSLGSPLPLRLATVCRDDDGVRRLLDSGRDRFRTTLERLDGRVEWGVKVYARNAATTAEPSAGAGPAKKPIDHAPGAGRDFLRRRLGERRREEHTWQSAFTVARTLHEELTGRAESSRLHRPQEARLSGASGQNVLNAAYLVHRDHSADFIGGVHRLLPNDGGLSGEITGPWAPYSFTDDQPPPEFDGALRSESARAPGEGERS; this is translated from the coding sequence GTGAACGAGCTCCGCTATGTGTACGCCGTGATGCGGCCCTTCAGCGCGCCCCTGCCCGCTGATCTGCGCGGGGTCACCGGCAGCCAGCCCTACCAGTTCCGTCATGACGAGCTGTCCGCCGTGGTCTCGACCGTTTCGGCGGCCGACTTCGACACGGATCCCCTCAAGGAACGGCTGGAAGACCTCGACTGGCTCAGCGACACGGCACGCGCTCACGCAGCCGTGGTCGGGGCCCTCGTCTCCCTGGGTTCCCCGCTCCCGTTGCGCCTGGCCACGGTCTGCCGCGATGACGACGGGGTACGCCGACTGCTCGACTCCGGGCGCGATCGGTTCCGCACCACGCTGGAACGACTCGACGGGCGGGTCGAGTGGGGGGTGAAGGTGTACGCGCGCAATGCGGCCACCACCGCCGAACCGTCGGCGGGCGCTGGGCCCGCCAAGAAGCCGATCGACCACGCACCGGGCGCAGGGCGCGACTTCCTCCGGCGCCGACTCGGCGAACGCCGCAGGGAGGAACACACCTGGCAGTCGGCTTTCACCGTGGCCCGGACCCTCCATGAGGAGCTGACCGGCCGGGCGGAGAGCTCCCGTCTCCACCGGCCCCAAGAGGCTCGGCTCTCCGGTGCCAGTGGACAGAACGTCCTCAACGCCGCCTATCTCGTCCACCGGGATCACAGCGCCGACTTCATCGGTGGGGTCCATCGGCTGCTGCCGAACGACGGCGGCCTCAGCGGTGAGATCACCGGGCCCTGGGCGCCCTACTCCTTCACCGATGACCAGCCGCCCCCCGAGTTCGACGGAGCCCTGCGGAGCGAGTCGGCGCGGGCGCCGGGGGAGGGGGAGCGATCATGA
- a CDS encoding ATP-binding protein, with the protein MTTDNTTIERTGIPVTASAARDVVRQLLGSGDRYARSTTLTDALLVTSELVTNAVRHGGGVASFSAQLRDEATLCITVADHSVEFPRAAPPARDYAPGGYGWPLIRRLCDVVTVAPTPTGKTVHAHLRLV; encoded by the coding sequence GTGACGACGGACAACACCACCATCGAGCGGACCGGAATCCCGGTCACCGCGTCAGCCGCCAGGGACGTGGTGCGCCAACTCCTCGGGTCCGGTGATCGATACGCAAGAAGCACGACGCTCACGGATGCGCTCCTGGTCACCTCCGAACTGGTGACCAACGCGGTGCGTCACGGCGGTGGTGTCGCCTCCTTCTCCGCGCAACTGCGCGATGAGGCCACGCTGTGCATCACGGTCGCCGACCACTCCGTGGAGTTCCCCCGCGCCGCGCCCCCCGCACGGGACTACGCCCCCGGCGGATACGGCTGGCCCCTCATCCGGCGACTGTGCGATGTCGTGACCGTCGCCCCGACGCCCACCGGGAAGACCGTCCACGCCCATCTCCGACTGGTGTGA
- a CDS encoding gas vesicle protein K, producing MSRERAVELGPDTVERDLAQLVLTIIELLRQLMERQALRRAETGELTGEQEEKIGLTLMLLEDRMDTLRERFGLEPGDLNIDLGPLGPLLPRQ from the coding sequence ATGAGCCGCGAGCGCGCCGTGGAACTGGGCCCCGACACCGTGGAGAGGGATCTCGCCCAACTCGTGCTCACGATCATCGAGCTGCTGCGGCAGCTGATGGAGCGTCAGGCCCTGCGTCGTGCCGAGACCGGTGAGCTGACGGGTGAGCAGGAGGAGAAGATAGGGCTCACCCTGATGCTGCTGGAAGACCGGATGGACACCCTTCGGGAACGGTTCGGCCTGGAGCCGGGTGATCTCAACATCGACCTCGGCCCCCTCGGTCCGCTCCTCCCTCGGCAGTGA
- a CDS encoding gas vesicle protein yields the protein MTSTAGVDPLAERQVALVDLLDRLLAGGVVISGDLTLRIADVDLVRIDLKALISSVSTEVPSPWEGSR from the coding sequence ATGACCTCGACCGCGGGGGTCGACCCCCTGGCCGAACGGCAGGTCGCCCTCGTTGACCTTCTCGATCGACTGCTCGCGGGCGGCGTGGTGATCAGTGGGGACCTCACCCTGCGGATCGCTGACGTGGACCTCGTAAGGATCGATCTCAAGGCCCTGATCAGCTCGGTTTCCACCGAGGTCCCCTCACCGTGGGAGGGGAGCCGATGA
- a CDS encoding FUSC family protein, with product MPEARSATGRLASSIRRIRSEPAVTQTLRSTAAATIAYAVALWLSSEPAPLTAPLTALLVVQVTLYSTLTTGIRRVNSVVAGVLIASAFSVLVGLSWWSLGLIILASLIVGYMVRVSEFVPEVAISAMLVLGVTRVADTAWDRVLETLIGATVGLLFNVLFVPPVWIGTAGASITDLARRMRQLLIRMGEELSDHVPVETAAARLYEARRLDNDVAEVDAALRQAEDSVRLNPRVKEGLLNRVVLRTGLDTLEICAVVLRVLARTMTDLARERDGALFDPEVGRSLQELLGHVADALVSFAVLVTSQVSESAQAAEDRLAGELAAAVTSRERTANLLLDGVRHHPDHWQLHGALLTEVDRILDELDPAHRSRRLMEELDRSAREQREKYPRITRVRQWTSTKRQRHTAAR from the coding sequence GTGCCTGAAGCGCGGTCGGCCACCGGCCGGTTGGCGAGCTCGATCCGCCGCATCCGCAGCGAACCCGCGGTCACCCAGACCCTGCGTTCCACCGCAGCCGCGACCATCGCCTATGCCGTCGCACTCTGGCTGAGCAGCGAACCGGCGCCCCTCACCGCCCCCCTCACCGCCCTCCTCGTGGTCCAGGTGACCCTGTACTCCACGCTCACCACGGGCATCCGACGGGTGAACTCCGTGGTGGCCGGGGTGCTGATCGCCAGTGCCTTCAGTGTGTTGGTCGGCCTGAGTTGGTGGAGCCTCGGGCTGATCATCCTGGCGTCGCTCATCGTCGGGTACATGGTCCGCGTCAGTGAGTTCGTCCCCGAGGTGGCGATCAGCGCCATGCTGGTCCTCGGTGTCACCCGGGTGGCGGACACCGCCTGGGACCGTGTGCTGGAGACCCTGATCGGTGCGACCGTCGGACTGCTGTTCAATGTGCTGTTCGTCCCCCCGGTGTGGATCGGTACGGCCGGGGCGTCCATCACCGACCTCGCCCGCAGAATGCGCCAACTGCTGATCCGCATGGGTGAGGAACTCAGTGACCACGTTCCGGTGGAGACGGCCGCGGCCCGACTGTACGAGGCGCGACGGCTCGACAATGACGTCGCCGAGGTGGACGCGGCCCTCCGCCAGGCAGAGGACAGCGTGCGGCTTAATCCGAGGGTGAAGGAAGGACTGCTCAACCGCGTGGTGCTCCGCACCGGCCTGGACACCCTGGAGATCTGCGCCGTGGTGCTCCGCGTGCTGGCCCGGACCATGACCGACCTGGCCCGTGAGCGTGACGGCGCACTCTTCGACCCCGAGGTCGGACGTTCGCTCCAAGAGCTCCTCGGCCATGTCGCCGACGCCTTGGTGAGCTTCGCCGTCCTCGTCACCTCCCAGGTCAGCGAGAGTGCCCAGGCGGCCGAGGATCGACTCGCCGGAGAACTGGCGGCAGCCGTGACCAGCCGGGAGCGAACCGCGAACCTCCTGCTCGACGGCGTACGACACCACCCCGACCATTGGCAGTTGCACGGTGCGCTGTTGACCGAGGTCGATCGGATCCTCGATGAACTCGATCCCGCACACCGATCGCGACGGCTGATGGAGGAGCTGGACCGCAGCGCACGCGAACAGCGTGAGAAGTACCCCAGGATCACCAGGGTCCGGCAGTGGACGAGCACCAAGCGGCAGCGGCACACGGCGGCGCGCTGA
- a CDS encoding gas vesicle protein: protein MSISGNLPDPYASQGGAANLADILERVLDKGIVIAGDIRINLLDIELLTIKLRLVVASVDKAKEMGIDWWERDPELSKGARETELAAENERLRRRVAELEPAAATPAPQRSEESA from the coding sequence ATGAGTATCTCCGGCAACCTCCCCGACCCCTATGCCTCGCAGGGGGGAGCTGCGAACCTCGCCGACATTCTCGAACGGGTGCTCGACAAGGGGATCGTGATCGCGGGTGACATCCGCATCAACCTCCTCGACATCGAACTCCTCACCATCAAACTGCGGCTGGTCGTCGCCTCCGTCGACAAGGCCAAGGAGATGGGCATCGACTGGTGGGAGCGCGATCCCGAGCTGTCCAAAGGTGCACGGGAGACGGAACTCGCCGCCGAGAACGAGCGGTTGCGCCGACGCGTCGCCGAGCTCGAACCGGCCGCCGCGACGCCCGCACCCCAGAGGTCGGAGGAGTCCGCGTGA